CCTTAAAGAAAATGACAAACTAACAGATACGGAAGTAATAAAATATATTGAACCAAAACAAACTACTTTATTTGATTTTTAGATATTAAATTTTTATTTCTCATGATGCCTAAAATCAACACAAATTTTATAAAATTAATTTATCCAAGTCATCTTCCGATAGTTCAAGAGACCCTATAATTAACATATATATGAAAACTCATGTGATAGTTGTATAACTTTTGTTCTCTCTACACTACTTTTTTTGTCTCTTTCAAAAACTTGTGTGATTTGAATTTTCACTAGTTTTTGAGTCTCGAAATTTTTTCGTTCTATTTTTTCTTTATTTTTAATTTAAAAGCAGTAAAATTAATATATAAGGTGGAACTTAAATATTAATATGACCAGTAAAAATATTAAAGCTCCATATGAATGTATGGAGTTAAAAGAATATAAACTTTCCGATTTTGTACCGGAGTTTTCTGAATTCCGTCAATCTGATGATCTTTCTCGATTTGGTTGTGAAAATATTGAAAATAACCTCATCAGATTGGAAAAAAGAGGTAAAATTCATTTTGAAAATAGGATTGGTATTTGTCCAAGTTGTAAGTCTCATCATACTGTTAAAAATGGAACTTATGAAAGAAAATTAATTTTTTTAAGAATTGGAGAACAAATTTGTACTATTCAAAAGTATAAATGCAAAAAATGTGGTAAAGTCTTTTATTCTGATTTATCATCACTTGTTTATTCCAATTCCAATATTACATTGCCTGTAATTAATTGTATTGAAAATTTATATCAAATTTATGGAGCAGGACTCCATAAAATCCGATTTGACTTAAAACAACAACATAACATCGAAATATCTCATCAAAGTATTGAAAACATCTTATTAAAATCAAAATACGAATTTAACTATGAAAATAGAACTTATTCTGGATATTACTTATTCGACAGTCTTTGGGTGAAAATTAAAGGCAAATGGAACTACCTTTTAGCATTATTTGATGTTAAATTAAATACTCTTGTTTCAGTCAAATTAGTCGAATCAGAAGATTCCAAGACCATTTATCAATTTTTACACGAATCCCTCAGAAATCAAGAAAAGATTTCAATTGGAACAGATTTAAAACACGAATATAGAGAAGCAATAGATAAATTAAAAGTTAAACAACATTTCTGCAAATTTCATGTAAAACAAAACATAAACAAAAGATTTAGAGATTATTTTGACAAAAATCAATTAGAAAAAGAAGAATTCAATGAGTTAATTGATTTAAAAAGGCACATTTTTAAAATATTGGATGCAAAAAACTTAAATGATGCTAAAAATCTACGAAATCTACTATTAGATAAAAAATATTCAAAAAATAACTTTACAATCAAAATCGTAGATAAATTTATCATCCCTTACTTTCAAAAATTGACGACACACCTGGAAAATACGAATATTCCATCAACGAACAATAAAATCGAAAATATCTTTCAAAAAATATTTCCAAAACACATAAAAAGAACAATGAAAATAGAACAAGGACTTCTAAGAAGATTCATGCTAAAACTAAATCATTGGAACATAAAAAATAAAAAAGAAAAAAATCACACAAGTTTTTGAAAGTGCCATGGTATGTAAAAACTTAACATTTATATATTATTAAAATCAATAATAACAATTGTTATATTATATTATGACGGAGAAATTAACATGGTAGAAAAGGGAACAGATGTGTTAAAGGAAGGTTTCGCCAAAATGACAAAAGGCGGAGTCATTATGGACGTAGTGAATGCAGAACAGGCTTCAATTGCAGAAGATGCAGGGGCGGTGGCAGTAATGGCACTTGAGAAGGTACCTGCAGACATTCGTGCTGCTGGGGGAGTGGCCAGAATGGCTGATCCAACAATTGTTGAAGAGGTGGTTGATGCAGTATCCATCCCTGTAATGGCAAAGGCAAGAATAGGCCATATTGCAGAAGCGCAAATATTGGAAACCCTTGGAGTTGACATGATTGATGAAAGTGAAGTGTTGACACCTGCAGATGAAGAATATCACATTAACAAAAAGGAATTTACAATACCATTCGTATGTGGTGCACGTAACCTTGGTGAAGCACT
This is a stretch of genomic DNA from Methanobrevibacter millerae. It encodes these proteins:
- a CDS encoding DDE-type integrase/transposase/recombinase, with translation MTSKNIKAPYECMELKEYKLSDFVPEFSEFRQSDDLSRFGCENIENNLIRLEKRGKIHFENRIGICPSCKSHHTVKNGTYERKLIFLRIGEQICTIQKYKCKKCGKVFYSDLSSLVYSNSNITLPVINCIENLYQIYGAGLHKIRFDLKQQHNIEISHQSIENILLKSKYEFNYENRTYSGYYLFDSLWVKIKGKWNYLLALFDVKLNTLVSVKLVESEDSKTIYQFLHESLRNQEKISIGTDLKHEYREAIDKLKVKQHFCKFHVKQNINKRFRDYFDKNQLEKEEFNELIDLKRHIFKILDAKNLNDAKNLRNLLLDKKYSKNNFTIKIVDKFIIPYFQKLTTHLENTNIPSTNNKIENIFQKIFPKHIKRTMKIEQGLLRRFMLKLNHWNIKNKKEKNHTSF